Proteins encoded within one genomic window of Deinococcus depolymerans:
- a CDS encoding cbb3-type cytochrome c oxidase subunit I — translation MTVQHAPLQESSARPGVWAVLKDYMMTTDHKKIGTLYILTSIIGFAIAGLLAVGIRLQLAVPDNTFLVGNTYNQVLTLHAALMIFFFLIPIGLFGFGNWFLPLQLGIRDVALPRINTFAVWLFIFSLILVITGLANGGAPGVGWTFYYPLSVDANQTGVAVLMVALTLNGIASLLGSANFAATIVNMRAPGMSLWKMPIFVWSIFATSILQLISLGGLTAAALVTYLELKLGLSMFNPGIGGVPVMFQQFFWFYSHPAVYVMLLPYLGIGAEIASTMARKPLFGYRVMVYSILAIVLVSLLVWVHHMFAVGLPDAWQIAFMIATLIVAVPTGVKIFNLIGTLWGGRIVMKSPTYWLVGFIFNFLIGGITGVSLGMIPFDYQVTMSYYVVAHFHNVMMFGTAFLAMGGLYYWWPKMTGRFMSEKLGLWHFWLFMVGSWMTFLPQYILGLLGMPRRYYTYPAGNFAWSELNLISTLGALTLLAGGIVWVLNMLRSFQKPATASANPWGGFTLEWTAASPPAAYNFAHEFPTNFPTERPLYDWEQSGETLTPVDPKSIHLPVDSWGPFLTAAALLLMGYGLSFGWFTNYTPTGGLKPFFDAAPGHVFASIVLYLSIPLFLMAMFKWAGTREYDVPVAHHHLTKYDNGFMGMSWFIISEVGLFGVLIAGYVYLRVIGAAEPPALRPNIWLAALNTLILVTSSFVIHRAEQDNHHGKYTRFRLGLFITLLLGALFMLFQVYEFTLFGVESDWKQNLWQACFFTIVGLHGLHILIGGTGVALPYYQAMTGKMDKYNHGSITPASLYWHLVDVVWLLIVAIFYAW, via the coding sequence GTGACCGTTCAGCACGCACCCCTTCAGGAGTCCAGCGCCCGCCCCGGCGTGTGGGCCGTCCTGAAGGACTACATGATGACCACCGATCACAAGAAGATCGGGACGCTCTACATCCTGACCAGCATCATCGGCTTCGCCATCGCGGGCCTGCTGGCCGTGGGCATCCGCCTGCAGCTGGCCGTGCCGGACAACACCTTCCTGGTGGGCAACACCTACAACCAGGTGCTGACCCTGCACGCCGCGCTGATGATCTTCTTCTTCCTGATTCCGATCGGTCTGTTCGGCTTCGGGAACTGGTTCCTGCCGCTGCAGCTCGGCATCCGTGACGTGGCGCTGCCGCGCATCAACACGTTCGCGGTGTGGCTGTTCATCTTCAGTCTGATCCTGGTCATCACGGGCCTCGCCAACGGCGGTGCGCCCGGCGTCGGCTGGACCTTCTACTACCCCCTGAGCGTCGACGCCAACCAGACCGGCGTGGCCGTGCTGATGGTGGCGCTGACCCTGAACGGCATCGCGTCGCTGCTGGGCAGCGCGAACTTCGCGGCGACCATCGTGAACATGCGCGCCCCCGGCATGAGCCTGTGGAAGATGCCGATCTTCGTGTGGAGCATCTTCGCGACCTCCATCCTGCAGCTGATCTCGCTGGGCGGCCTGACCGCCGCCGCGCTCGTCACGTACCTGGAACTGAAGCTGGGCCTGAGCATGTTCAACCCCGGCATCGGCGGCGTGCCCGTCATGTTCCAGCAGTTCTTCTGGTTCTACTCTCACCCGGCCGTGTACGTGATGCTGCTGCCGTACCTGGGCATCGGCGCGGAGATCGCCAGCACCATGGCCCGCAAGCCGCTGTTCGGATACCGCGTGATGGTGTACTCGATCCTGGCGATCGTGCTGGTCAGCCTGCTGGTGTGGGTGCACCACATGTTCGCCGTGGGCCTGCCCGACGCCTGGCAGATCGCGTTCATGATCGCCACGCTGATCGTGGCCGTCCCGACCGGCGTGAAGATCTTCAACCTGATCGGCACCCTGTGGGGCGGGCGGATCGTCATGAAGAGCCCCACGTACTGGCTGGTGGGTTTCATCTTCAACTTCCTGATCGGCGGGATCACCGGCGTCAGCCTGGGCATGATTCCCTTCGATTACCAGGTCACCATGTCGTACTACGTCGTGGCGCACTTCCATAACGTGATGATGTTCGGCACGGCGTTCCTGGCGATGGGCGGCCTGTACTACTGGTGGCCGAAGATGACCGGCCGTTTCATGAGCGAGAAGCTGGGCCTGTGGCACTTCTGGCTGTTCATGGTCGGCTCCTGGATGACCTTCCTGCCGCAGTACATCCTGGGTCTGCTGGGCATGCCGCGCCGCTACTACACGTACCCGGCCGGGAACTTCGCCTGGAGTGAACTGAACCTGATCAGCACGCTCGGCGCGCTCACGCTGCTGGCCGGCGGGATCGTGTGGGTGCTGAACATGCTGCGCTCCTTCCAGAAACCCGCCACGGCCTCCGCCAATCCCTGGGGCGGCTTCACGCTGGAGTGGACGGCAGCCAGCCCGCCCGCCGCGTACAACTTCGCGCACGAGTTCCCCACCAACTTCCCCACCGAGCGTCCCCTGTACGACTGGGAGCAGAGCGGTGAGACCCTGACGCCCGTGGACCCCAAGAGCATTCACCTGCCCGTGGACAGCTGGGGGCCCTTCCTGACGGCCGCGGCGCTGCTGCTGATGGGCTACGGCCTGAGTTTCGGCTGGTTCACCAACTACACGCCGACCGGCGGCCTGAAGCCCTTCTTCGACGCGGCGCCCGGTCACGTGTTCGCGTCCATCGTGCTGTACCTGAGCATCCCGCTGTTCCTGATGGCGATGTTCAAGTGGGCCGGTACGCGCGAGTACGACGTGCCCGTCGCGCACCACCACCTGACCAAGTACGACAACGGCTTCATGGGCATGAGCTGGTTCATCATCAGCGAAGTCGGCCTGTTCGGCGTGCTGATCGCCGGGTACGTGTACCTGCGCGTCATCGGGGCGGCCGAGCCGCCCGCGCTGCGCCCGAACATCTGGCTGGCCGCGCTGAACACCCTGATCCTGGTCACGAGTTCCTTCGTGATTCACCGCGCCGAGCAGGACAACCACCACGGCAAGTACACCCGCTTCCGCCTGGGTCTGTTCATCACGCTGCTGCTGGGCGCACTGTTCATGCTGTTCCAGGTGTACGAGTTCACGCTGTTCGGCGTGGAAAGCGACTGGAAGCAGAACCTGTGGCAGGCGTGCTTCTTCACCATCGTCGGCCTGCACGGTCTGCACATCCTGATCGGCGGGACGGGCGTCGCCCTGCCGTACTACCAGGCCATGACCGGCAAGATGGACAAGTACAACCACGGCTCCATCACCCCCGCCAGCCTGTACTGGCACCTGGTGGACGTCGTGTGGCTGCTGATCGTCGCGATCTTCTACGCCTGGTAA
- a CDS encoding SCO family protein has product MTVFSKVLTAVLLVVAAVLAGLLLFRQGQPPALGGEALDTPLALPALALVDDRERPTTLAASDGRLRLVFYGFVRCPDVCPATLASLKNTFAALSPEQRSRVQVQFITVDPAHDTPPVVRAYLDRFDPAFTGLTGRAATIDEAARVMFVANVAPLPAEDHSGHMGGHPAGAGSGAANAEAVGAGAAAAARMHGDQLSVVDGRGRFVRVYGNAAVVDGTLDRDLPRLIREYAN; this is encoded by the coding sequence ATGACGGTGTTCTCGAAGGTGCTGACGGCAGTTCTCCTGGTGGTCGCGGCGGTGCTGGCGGGGCTGCTGCTGTTCCGGCAGGGGCAGCCGCCGGCACTGGGTGGCGAGGCGCTGGACACGCCGCTGGCCCTGCCGGCCCTGGCGCTGGTGGACGACCGGGAGCGCCCGACGACCCTGGCCGCGTCGGACGGGCGGCTGAGGCTGGTGTTCTACGGGTTCGTGCGCTGCCCGGACGTGTGCCCGGCGACCCTGGCCAGCCTGAAGAACACCTTCGCGGCGCTGTCGCCGGAGCAGCGTTCACGGGTGCAGGTGCAGTTCATCACGGTGGACCCGGCCCACGACACGCCGCCGGTGGTGCGGGCGTACCTGGACCGCTTCGATCCGGCCTTCACCGGCCTGACCGGCAGGGCCGCCACGATCGACGAGGCCGCGCGGGTGATGTTCGTGGCGAACGTGGCCCCGCTGCCGGCCGAGGATCACAGCGGGCACATGGGCGGCCATCCGGCAGGGGCGGGCAGCGGCGCGGCGAACGCCGAGGCGGTCGGTGCCGGCGCGGCCGCCGCGGCGCGGATGCACGGGGATCAGTTGAGTGTCGTGGACGGCCGGGGGCGGTTCGTGCGGGTGTACGGGAACGCGGCGGTGGTGGACGGCACGCTGGACCGTGACCTGCCGCGCCTGATCCGCGAGTACGCGAACTGA
- a CDS encoding VOC family protein: MPSVPQHPAGTPIWFDLSTPHPAQAQAFYHALFGWTYQDMGPDYGHYHMVHQRGQPVAGLGPATPGTGHLPAAWTVYYASDDLTRDLARLHHLGGRTLAGPMQVGPLGHMLVATDPAGAPFGLWQPLTFGGYTLHGEHGSPAWQEVNTRNADQAATFYGALFGAQATPVPGDTPYLTLERDGQGVGGILQMDPAHWPTDPPPHWMPSFAVNDAHQAAALAPLHGGQCSAPPFGSPHGTTAVLTDPHGAVFSVIGPPAPPAQ, encoded by the coding sequence ATGCCCAGTGTTCCCCAGCACCCCGCCGGCACACCCATCTGGTTCGACCTCAGCACCCCCCACCCCGCGCAGGCGCAGGCCTTCTACCACGCCCTGTTCGGCTGGACCTACCAGGACATGGGCCCCGACTACGGCCACTACCACATGGTCCACCAGCGCGGCCAGCCCGTCGCCGGTCTCGGCCCCGCCACCCCCGGCACCGGGCACCTGCCCGCCGCCTGGACCGTCTACTACGCCAGCGACGACCTCACCCGGGACCTCGCCCGCCTGCACCACCTCGGCGGCCGGACCCTCGCCGGCCCCATGCAGGTCGGCCCCCTCGGACACATGCTCGTCGCCACCGACCCCGCCGGCGCCCCCTTCGGCCTGTGGCAGCCCCTGACCTTCGGCGGCTACACCCTGCACGGCGAACACGGCAGCCCCGCCTGGCAGGAAGTGAACACCCGCAACGCCGACCAGGCCGCCACCTTCTACGGCGCGCTGTTCGGCGCTCAGGCCACCCCCGTCCCGGGCGACACGCCCTACCTGACGCTCGAACGGGACGGGCAGGGCGTCGGCGGCATCCTGCAGATGGACCCCGCCCACTGGCCCACCGACCCGCCCCCGCACTGGATGCCCTCCTTCGCCGTGAACGACGCCCACCAGGCGGCGGCGCTGGCCCCGCTGCACGGCGGGCAGTGCAGCGCGCCCCCCTTCGGATCGCCCCACGGCACCACCGCCGTCCTGACCGACCCGCACGGCGCGGTGTTCAGCGTGATCGGGCCGCCGGCCCCGCCCGCGCAGTAG
- the ruvB gene encoding Holliday junction branch migration DNA helicase RuvB — protein sequence MTEPLDAALRPKTLTEYVGQEKLKDKLGVYLQAARGRKEALDHTLLFGPPGLGKTTLAHIIAHELGVNIRVTSGPAIEKPGDLAAILTNSLEEGDVLFIDEIHRLGRVAEEHLYPAMEDFKLDIVLGQGPAARTIELPLPRFTLVGATTRPGLISAPMRSRFGIIEHLEYYTPEEIATNLIRDARLLGFGLTEEAALEVGARSRGTMRIAKRLLRRVRDYADVAGEATIELGRSQDALDRLGLDSAGLDDRDKKYLETLIHRFAGGPVGVDTLATAISEDALTLEDVYEPYLIQLGFIKRTPRGRVATAHAYDHLGLPVSGGDDLGFYTN from the coding sequence ATGACCGAACCGCTCGACGCCGCCCTGCGTCCCAAGACCCTGACCGAGTACGTGGGTCAGGAGAAACTCAAGGACAAACTCGGCGTGTACCTGCAGGCCGCGCGGGGCCGCAAGGAAGCGCTGGACCACACCCTGCTGTTCGGGCCGCCCGGACTGGGCAAGACCACCCTGGCGCACATCATCGCGCACGAACTGGGCGTGAACATCCGCGTGACCTCGGGGCCCGCCATCGAGAAACCCGGCGACCTGGCCGCCATCCTCACCAACAGCCTGGAGGAAGGCGACGTGCTGTTCATCGACGAGATCCACCGCCTGGGCCGCGTCGCGGAAGAACACCTCTATCCCGCCATGGAGGACTTCAAGCTGGACATCGTGCTGGGCCAGGGACCGGCGGCGCGCACCATCGAGCTGCCGCTGCCGCGCTTCACGCTGGTCGGCGCGACCACCCGCCCGGGCCTGATCAGCGCGCCCATGCGCAGCCGCTTCGGGATCATCGAGCACCTGGAGTACTACACCCCCGAGGAGATCGCCACCAACCTGATCCGCGACGCGCGCCTGCTGGGCTTCGGCCTGACCGAGGAGGCCGCGCTGGAGGTCGGCGCCCGCTCGCGCGGCACCATGCGCATCGCCAAGCGCCTGCTGCGGCGCGTGCGCGACTACGCCGACGTGGCCGGCGAGGCGACCATCGAACTGGGCCGCTCGCAGGACGCCCTGGACCGCCTGGGCCTGGACAGCGCCGGCCTGGACGACCGCGACAAGAAGTACCTCGAGACCCTGATCCACCGCTTCGCGGGCGGCCCGGTCGGCGTGGACACCCTGGCGACCGCCATCAGCGAGGACGCCCTGACCCTGGAGGACGTGTACGAACCGTACCTGATCCAGCTGGGCTTCATCAAACGCACGCCGCGCGGCCGGGTCGCCACCGCACACGCCTACGACCACCTGGGCCTGCCGGTCAGCGGCGGCGACGACCTGGGGTTCTACACGAACTGA
- a CDS encoding NupC/NupG family nucleoside CNT transporter yields the protein MLDVFWGLGGVAVLIGLGLLLSVNRRAVNWRTVGLALLLQLAFGLIVLRWPLGRRALDGVSAAVQGVVGNAQQGINFVFGNLTNGTLDGAGFIFAFGVLPIIVFFSALIAVLYHLGVMQAVVRFLGGGLSRLLQTSRGESLSATANIFVGQTEAPLVVRPFIDRMTRSELFAVMVGGLASVAGSVLVGYSLLGVRLDYLIAASFMAAPAGLLMAKLIFPETEATQDYRGDIPEDPEGRPVNVIDAAARGASSGLGLALNVGAMLIAFIGLIALLNGLIGLIGGLVGAPDLSIQLLLGYLFAPLAFLIGVPWEAATTAGSFIGQKLVTNEFVAFVEFARTLKAGGVSPKVEAIVTFALCGFANLSSLAILLGGLGSLAPSRRPDIAQLGLRAVAAGTLANLLSGTLAGMLLA from the coding sequence ATGCTGGACGTTTTCTGGGGACTGGGAGGGGTGGCCGTACTGATCGGCCTGGGCCTCCTGCTGAGTGTGAACCGCCGCGCCGTGAACTGGCGCACCGTGGGGCTGGCGCTGCTGCTGCAGCTGGCCTTCGGCCTGATCGTGCTGCGCTGGCCGCTGGGCCGCCGCGCCCTGGATGGCGTGTCGGCGGCGGTGCAGGGCGTGGTGGGAAACGCGCAGCAGGGCATCAACTTCGTGTTCGGAAACCTCACGAACGGCACGCTGGACGGCGCGGGGTTCATCTTCGCGTTCGGGGTGCTGCCGATCATCGTGTTCTTCAGCGCCCTGATCGCCGTGCTGTACCACCTGGGCGTCATGCAGGCGGTCGTGCGCTTTCTGGGCGGCGGCCTGAGCCGACTGCTGCAGACCAGCCGCGGCGAGAGCCTGTCGGCCACCGCGAACATCTTCGTGGGGCAGACCGAGGCCCCGCTCGTCGTGCGGCCCTTCATCGACCGCATGACCCGCTCGGAACTGTTCGCGGTGATGGTGGGCGGGCTGGCCAGCGTGGCGGGCAGCGTGCTGGTGGGGTACTCGCTGCTGGGCGTGCGGCTGGACTACCTGATCGCCGCGTCGTTCATGGCCGCGCCGGCCGGGCTGCTGATGGCGAAACTGATCTTCCCGGAAACCGAAGCCACCCAGGACTACAGGGGCGACATCCCCGAGGACCCGGAGGGCCGCCCCGTGAACGTGATCGACGCGGCGGCGCGCGGGGCGAGCAGCGGCCTGGGCCTCGCGCTGAACGTCGGGGCGATGCTGATCGCGTTCATCGGCCTGATCGCGCTGCTGAACGGCCTGATCGGACTGATCGGCGGGCTGGTGGGTGCGCCGGACCTCAGCATCCAGCTGCTGCTGGGTTACCTGTTCGCGCCGCTGGCGTTCCTGATCGGCGTGCCGTGGGAGGCCGCGACCACCGCCGGGAGTTTCATCGGGCAGAAGCTCGTCACGAACGAGTTCGTGGCCTTCGTGGAGTTCGCCAGGACCCTCAAGGCCGGCGGCGTGAGCCCCAAGGTGGAGGCCATCGTGACCTTCGCGCTGTGCGGGTTCGCGAACCTGTCGAGCCTCGCGATCCTGCTGGGCGGCCTGGGCAGCCTGGCCCCCAGCCGCCGGCCGGACATCGCGCAGCTGGGCCTGCGCGCCGTGGCCGCCGGGACGCTCGCGAACCTGCTGAGCGGCACCCTGGCCGGCATGCTGCTCGCCTGA
- a CDS encoding ArsC/Spx/MgsR family protein → MTELQVQVFGTRKSKETRAAERFFKERKIRIHFVDLKERPIAKGELGRFVQKFGLNALLDLSGKAYERSNLAYLRTTEDGVIAKIIDDPDLLRLPLVRAGKHLTVGEDIEGWKAMLAGS, encoded by the coding sequence ATGACTGAGTTGCAGGTACAGGTGTTCGGCACGCGCAAGAGCAAGGAAACGCGCGCCGCCGAACGCTTCTTCAAGGAACGCAAGATCAGGATCCATTTCGTGGACCTGAAGGAGCGGCCCATCGCCAAGGGGGAGCTCGGCCGGTTCGTGCAGAAGTTCGGCCTGAACGCCCTGCTGGACCTGAGCGGCAAGGCGTACGAGCGCAGCAACCTCGCGTACCTGCGCACCACCGAGGACGGCGTGATCGCGAAAATCATCGACGACCCGGACCTGCTGCGCCTGCCGCTGGTGCGCGCCGGGAAGCACCTGACGGTCGGCGAGGACATCGAGGGCTGGAAGGCCATGCTGGCCGGATCGTGA
- a CDS encoding DUF1801 domain-containing protein has protein sequence MTHPDPVGERLAALPGWRGDTLRRVRALIRAALPGVQETVKWAKAGSPGVPVWEHAGIICTGESYARAVKLTFPRGAALPDPAGLFNASLDGKVRRAIDLHEGDTLDGAAFGDLIRAAAAANEQAQAARKRR, from the coding sequence GTGACCCACCCCGACCCGGTGGGCGAGCGGCTGGCGGCCCTGCCCGGCTGGCGCGGCGACACCCTGCGCCGCGTCCGCGCCCTGATCCGGGCAGCGCTGCCCGGCGTGCAGGAGACCGTGAAGTGGGCCAAGGCGGGCTCGCCCGGCGTACCGGTCTGGGAGCACGCGGGGATCATCTGCACGGGCGAGAGTTACGCGCGGGCCGTGAAACTCACGTTCCCGCGCGGGGCAGCGCTGCCCGACCCGGCCGGGCTGTTCAACGCCAGTCTGGACGGGAAGGTGCGCCGCGCCATCGACCTGCACGAGGGCGACACGCTGGACGGGGCCGCTTTCGGTGACCTGATCCGCGCCGCTGCCGCCGCGAACGAGCAGGCGCAGGCAGCGCGCAAACGCCGTTAG
- a CDS encoding dihydrofolate reductase family protein, with protein sequence MRPLIVTEFVSLDGVYEEHSPWRAPYDPDDGPFKRDELFASGALLLGRTTYEGFAAYWPTATGAFAERMNALPKYVATSHPGPLAWNATALGPDVLADVQALKAQPGGPLLVYGSGTLAQTLLRHGLVDELRLMVFPVVVGRGRRIFDTLENLPLTLLDTRSLGAGVLLLTYGPAAAPNG encoded by the coding sequence ATGCGCCCACTGATCGTCACCGAATTCGTGTCCCTGGACGGCGTGTACGAGGAACACTCGCCGTGGCGCGCCCCGTACGACCCGGACGACGGGCCGTTCAAACGCGACGAACTGTTCGCCAGCGGCGCGCTCCTGCTGGGCCGCACGACCTACGAGGGCTTCGCGGCGTACTGGCCGACCGCGACGGGCGCGTTCGCCGAGCGCATGAACGCCCTGCCGAAGTACGTGGCGACCTCGCACCCCGGCCCGCTCGCGTGGAATGCCACCGCGCTGGGGCCGGACGTGCTGGCCGACGTGCAGGCACTCAAGGCGCAGCCCGGCGGCCCGCTGCTCGTGTACGGCAGCGGCACCCTCGCGCAGACCCTGCTGAGGCACGGGCTGGTGGATGAACTGCGCCTGATGGTGTTCCCGGTCGTCGTGGGGCGCGGCAGGCGCATCTTCGACACGCTGGAAAACCTGCCGCTGACCCTGCTGGATACCCGCTCACTGGGCGCCGGCGTCCTGCTGCTCACCTACGGCCCGGCTGCCGCGCCGAACGGCTAA
- a CDS encoding molybdopterin oxidoreductase family protein yields the protein MTAPDSLSRDVLLTCPLDCPDACRLKVTVGRDAPGGPERMLKVTGDAAHPVTRGFACAKTVHYPARANHPDRPLYPLKRVNAKTEPEPVWERVTWDSALDDIAARLRTLLDTRGPGSILRYNYAGTMGLMEGTHVHALFRALGAPELDETICATAGTEAWSLGYGTRFGVDPADVAHARLIVLWGINSLSTNSHLTPHLTAARKAGARIVCVDPYRNRTAAFADEHLKIIPGTDAALALGVMHELFAHGWTDGAYIAEATTGIGELREAAREWTPERTAQVTGLDADVIRAFARAVGTTRPTYFRVGYGMTRHEHGGTNLRAVTLIPALTGDWRHRGGGCTLSTSGAFRLNRARLGAAHLIRPDAAHVNMNEYAAALRPERGFGATFIYNCNPAVVAPDAGRVRAGLQRDDLLVVVLEQAMTETARLADYLLPATTFAEHADVYTSYGHHYLGYNPATLDAPGEAKPNSWVFGQLARRLGVTEPSVYWTVDDLLEELLTSDHPLVAGITPERLKAEGSVRLNLPDGFLPYAHGAETPSGRVQLSPAPAHREPLAGLNAEYPVRLLTPPAHHFLNSTYGNLANLNRAEGGEPHLLLHPRDAQASGVTDGALATLTSEIGSVQRRVKVTDAAQPGAAILEGTWWGLSAPDGRSINELTAQTLTDLGGGSTFHNTRIRIEPA from the coding sequence ATGACCGCGCCCGACTCCCTTTCGCGTGATGTGCTGCTCACCTGCCCGCTGGACTGCCCGGACGCCTGCCGCCTGAAGGTGACGGTGGGCCGCGACGCGCCGGGCGGGCCAGAGCGGATGCTGAAGGTGACGGGCGACGCCGCGCACCCGGTCACGCGGGGCTTCGCGTGCGCCAAGACCGTGCATTACCCGGCCCGTGCGAACCACCCGGACCGGCCGCTGTACCCCCTGAAGCGCGTGAATGCCAAGACCGAACCCGAGCCGGTCTGGGAGCGCGTGACCTGGGATTCGGCGCTGGACGACATCGCCGCCCGGCTGCGTACCCTGCTGGATACGCGCGGGCCGGGCAGCATCCTGCGCTACAACTACGCCGGCACGATGGGCCTGATGGAGGGCACGCACGTCCACGCGCTGTTCCGCGCGCTGGGCGCCCCGGAACTGGACGAGACGATCTGCGCCACGGCGGGCACCGAGGCCTGGAGCCTGGGCTACGGCACCCGCTTCGGGGTGGACCCGGCGGACGTGGCGCACGCGCGGCTGATCGTGCTGTGGGGCATCAATTCCCTGAGCACGAACAGTCACCTAACGCCGCACCTGACGGCGGCCCGCAAGGCCGGGGCGCGGATCGTGTGCGTGGACCCGTACCGCAACCGCACGGCGGCCTTCGCGGACGAGCACCTGAAGATCATTCCCGGCACGGACGCCGCGCTGGCCCTGGGCGTGATGCACGAACTGTTCGCGCACGGCTGGACCGACGGGGCGTACATCGCCGAGGCGACCACCGGCATCGGGGAACTGCGTGAGGCGGCCCGCGAGTGGACGCCCGAACGCACCGCGCAGGTGACCGGGCTGGACGCGGACGTGATCCGCGCCTTCGCCCGCGCGGTCGGCACGACGCGCCCCACGTACTTCCGGGTGGGGTACGGCATGACCCGTCACGAGCACGGCGGCACGAACCTGCGGGCCGTGACCCTGATTCCCGCCCTGACGGGCGACTGGAGACACCGGGGCGGAGGCTGCACCCTGAGCACCAGCGGCGCGTTCCGGCTGAACCGCGCCCGGCTGGGGGCCGCGCACCTGATCCGCCCGGACGCGGCGCACGTGAACATGAACGAGTACGCCGCTGCCCTGCGCCCGGAACGGGGCTTCGGCGCGACGTTCATCTACAACTGCAACCCCGCCGTGGTCGCCCCGGACGCCGGGCGGGTCCGCGCGGGCCTGCAACGCGACGACCTGCTGGTCGTCGTGCTGGAACAGGCCATGACCGAGACGGCGCGGCTGGCCGACTACCTGCTGCCCGCCACGACCTTCGCCGAGCACGCCGACGTGTACACCAGCTACGGGCATCATTACCTGGGGTACAACCCCGCCACGCTGGACGCCCCCGGCGAGGCGAAACCGAACTCCTGGGTGTTTGGGCAGCTCGCGCGCCGCCTGGGTGTCACCGAACCCAGCGTGTACTGGACGGTGGACGACCTGCTGGAGGAACTGCTGACCAGCGACCATCCCCTCGTGGCGGGCATCACGCCGGAGAGGTTGAAGGCCGAGGGCAGCGTCCGCCTGAACCTCCCCGACGGGTTCCTGCCGTACGCGCACGGCGCGGAGACGCCCAGCGGGCGGGTGCAGCTCAGTCCCGCGCCCGCCCACCGCGAACCCCTGGCGGGCCTGAACGCCGAGTACCCGGTGCGGCTGCTCACGCCGCCCGCGCATCACTTCCTGAACAGCACGTACGGCAACCTGGCGAACCTGAACCGCGCCGAGGGGGGTGAACCGCACCTGCTGCTGCACCCACGTGACGCGCAGGCGTCCGGCGTGACCGACGGGGCGCTCGCCACGCTGACCAGCGAGATCGGCAGCGTGCAGCGCCGCGTGAAGGTCACGGACGCCGCGCAGCCCGGCGCGGCCATCCTGGAGGGCACGTGGTGGGGCCTGAGCGCCCCGGACGGCCGCAGCATCAACGAACTCACCGCGCAGACCCTGACCGACCTGGGGGGCGGCAGCACCTTCCACAACACCCGCATCCGCATCGAACCCGCCTAG
- a CDS encoding Type 1 glutamine amidotransferase-like domain-containing protein, which translates to MNLLLTSGGVTNASIHAALVEMLGRPTAECRALCIPTAQHGHPWCTPGSAWNFVAGRSPAPMVDLGWASVGLLELLALPHRPRDRWEAWVRAADVLLVDGGDAAFLTHWLRQTGLADLLPELRDTVWVGVSAGSMALTPRIGPQFVSWAGADGDDRGLGLVDVSIFPHLNYPDFPDNRMANAEAWAAQIGGPAYALDDQSALRIVDGLTEVISEGEWRAFP; encoded by the coding sequence ATGAACCTGCTGCTGACCTCCGGTGGCGTCACGAACGCCAGCATCCACGCCGCGCTCGTCGAGATGCTCGGCAGACCCACCGCCGAGTGCCGCGCGCTGTGCATTCCCACCGCGCAGCACGGCCACCCCTGGTGCACGCCCGGCAGCGCGTGGAACTTCGTGGCCGGGCGCAGCCCCGCCCCGATGGTGGACCTGGGCTGGGCCAGCGTGGGCCTGCTGGAACTCCTGGCCCTGCCGCACCGGCCCCGCGACCGCTGGGAGGCGTGGGTGCGCGCCGCCGACGTGCTGCTCGTGGACGGCGGCGACGCGGCCTTCCTGACCCACTGGCTGCGGCAGACCGGACTGGCCGACCTGCTCCCCGAGCTGAGGGACACCGTCTGGGTGGGCGTCAGTGCGGGCAGCATGGCCCTGACGCCCCGCATCGGCCCGCAGTTCGTCTCGTGGGCCGGGGCGGACGGCGACGACCGGGGGCTGGGCCTCGTGGACGTCTCGATCTTCCCGCACCTGAACTACCCGGATTTCCCCGACAACCGCATGGCGAACGCCGAGGCGTGGGCCGCGCAGATCGGCGGGCCCGCCTACGCCCTGGACGATCAGAGTGCCCTGCGGATCGTGGACGGCTTGACTGAAGTCATCTCGGAAGGGGAGTGGCGGGCGTTCCCGTGA
- a CDS encoding VOC family protein → MNWTLEVIVVPVTDLDRARTFYADGLGFHVDHDTVRGGQRIIQFTPRGSGCSVVIGSALRPMPPGTLRGMQLVVNDLRAAHAELLARGVPAGDIRVMDGPAPRPATPDDDLNFVGFLSFQDPDGNGWTVQQITARP, encoded by the coding sequence ATGAACTGGACGCTGGAAGTCATCGTGGTGCCCGTCACGGACCTGGACCGCGCCCGCACCTTCTACGCCGACGGGCTGGGCTTTCACGTCGACCACGACACCGTGCGCGGCGGTCAGCGCATCATCCAGTTCACGCCGCGCGGGTCGGGGTGCAGCGTGGTGATCGGCTCGGCGCTGCGGCCCATGCCGCCCGGCACCCTCCGGGGCATGCAGCTCGTCGTGAACGACCTGCGCGCCGCGCACGCCGAACTGCTCGCCCGTGGTGTTCCCGCAGGTGACATCCGGGTCATGGACGGCCCGGCCCCGCGGCCCGCCACGCCCGACGACGACCTGAACTTCGTGGGCTTCCTCTCCTTCCAGGACCCGGACGGGAACGGCTGGACCGTGCAGCAGATCACCGCCCGCCCCTGA